The Chitinophaga sp. H8 genome contains a region encoding:
- the infC gene encoding translation initiation factor IF-3, which translates to MQQRPKPNFNNRGRNPNFRREQQQEHRTNRMIRVPEVRLVGENIEVGVYRTEEAQRMADEQGLDLVEISPNAVPPVCRIIDYNKFLYEKKKKEKEMKANAHKSEVKEIRFTPNTDDHDFDFKAKHAEKFLKDGNKVKTYVQFKGRAIMFKERGELILLKFAERLAEVGGLEGMPTMEGKRMIAIFAPKTAKKKDNKPKEPKEQRESREPRPAPAPAATAENKPVEESKAEDKA; encoded by the coding sequence ATGCAACAAAGACCCAAACCGAATTTTAACAACCGGGGCCGCAACCCGAATTTTCGTAGAGAGCAACAACAAGAACATCGCACCAACAGGATGATCCGTGTGCCGGAGGTAAGATTAGTGGGCGAAAATATTGAGGTGGGTGTTTACCGGACTGAGGAAGCACAGCGTATGGCTGATGAGCAGGGTTTGGACCTCGTTGAGATTTCCCCAAATGCAGTACCCCCCGTATGCCGCATCATTGACTACAATAAATTCCTTTACGAAAAGAAGAAGAAGGAAAAGGAAATGAAAGCCAACGCGCACAAAAGCGAGGTGAAAGAAATCCGCTTTACGCCGAATACGGACGATCATGACTTTGACTTCAAGGCAAAACATGCAGAAAAGTTCCTGAAAGACGGTAATAAGGTTAAAACCTATGTACAGTTTAAGGGACGTGCTATCATGTTTAAAGAAAGAGGAGAGCTGATCCTGCTGAAATTTGCGGAAAGACTGGCTGAAGTAGGTGGATTGGAAGGTATGCCTACCATGGAAGGTAAGCGTATGATCGCCATCTTTGCGCCGAAAACGGCTAAGAAGAAGGATAACAAGCCTAAGGAGCCTAAGGAACAACGCGAGTCCCGTGAACCAAGACCAGCGCCAGCACCTGCGGCAACTGCCGAAAACAAGCCTGTTGAGGAATCTAAAGCAGAAGACAAAGCTTAA
- the thrS gene encoding threonine--tRNA ligase has protein sequence MISITFPDGAVRQYEAGVTAMDIAKSISEGLARKVLAAKVNGQVVDATRPISTDSTIQLLTWVDTDGKATMWHSSAHLMAEALEALYPGVKLGIGPAIENGFYYDIDLGGRTISDEDLRVIEQKMAALAKENNTYQRQEISKADALKYFTEKGDEYKLELINDLQDGAITFYTQGQFTDLCRGPHIPATGAIKAIKLTNIAGAYWRGNEKNKMLTRIYGITFPTQKELDEYLVLIEEAKKRDHRKLGKELELFAFSEKVGLGLPLWLPKGAMLRERLQAFLQKAQIDSGYLPVVTPHIGNKQLYITSGHYEKYGKDSFQPIHTPEEGEEFMLKPMNCPHHCEIYKTSPKSYKDLPVRFAEFGTVYRYEQHGELHGLTRVRGFTQDDAHLFCRPDQVKEEFCKVIDLVLYVFKSLNFTDYTAQISLRDKEDRSKYIGSDENWNLAEQAIIESAAEKGLRTVVEYGEAAFYGPKLDFMVKDALGRKWQLGTIQVDYNLPERFELEYIGADNQRHRPVMIHRAPFGSLERFIAVLIEHCAGKFPLWLTPTQVKILPISDKSQEYAEKIAELLKNAEIRAEIDDRSEKIGKKIRESELAKIPYMLVLGEKEAADGLVAVRRQAKGDLGTMPPDQFIALVNDEVINRKPFE, from the coding sequence ATGATAAGTATTACATTTCCGGATGGCGCAGTTCGTCAGTATGAAGCAGGAGTAACTGCAATGGATATTGCCAAATCAATCAGTGAGGGATTGGCACGCAAAGTTTTGGCCGCAAAAGTGAATGGACAGGTGGTGGATGCTACCCGTCCTATTAGTACGGATAGCACGATACAGTTACTGACCTGGGTAGATACCGATGGTAAGGCCACTATGTGGCACTCTTCTGCGCATCTGATGGCAGAAGCCCTGGAGGCGTTATATCCCGGTGTGAAACTGGGAATAGGGCCGGCTATTGAAAATGGTTTTTACTACGATATTGATCTGGGAGGCCGTACCATTTCTGACGAAGACCTGCGGGTGATAGAGCAGAAGATGGCAGCGCTGGCCAAAGAGAATAATACCTACCAGCGCCAGGAAATCAGCAAGGCGGATGCACTGAAATATTTTACAGAGAAAGGGGATGAATATAAGCTGGAGCTCATCAATGATTTACAGGATGGGGCCATTACTTTTTATACCCAGGGACAGTTTACGGATTTGTGCCGTGGGCCGCATATTCCTGCTACCGGAGCTATCAAGGCGATTAAGCTGACGAATATTGCCGGAGCTTACTGGAGAGGGAATGAAAAGAACAAAATGCTTACCCGCATTTATGGTATCACTTTTCCCACCCAGAAAGAGCTGGATGAGTATCTGGTTTTGATAGAAGAAGCTAAAAAGCGGGATCACCGCAAGCTGGGTAAAGAATTGGAATTATTTGCCTTTTCTGAAAAAGTGGGGTTAGGATTGCCTTTATGGTTGCCTAAGGGGGCCATGCTAAGAGAGCGGTTGCAGGCATTTTTGCAAAAGGCTCAGATAGATAGTGGTTATCTGCCTGTTGTAACTCCCCATATCGGAAATAAGCAGCTGTATATCACCTCCGGGCACTATGAAAAATACGGAAAAGACAGTTTTCAGCCTATTCATACACCAGAGGAGGGAGAGGAGTTCATGCTGAAGCCCATGAACTGCCCGCATCACTGTGAAATTTACAAAACCTCCCCTAAGTCTTATAAGGATTTGCCGGTGCGTTTTGCTGAATTTGGGACTGTATACCGTTATGAGCAGCATGGAGAGTTGCACGGACTTACCCGTGTACGTGGATTTACCCAGGACGATGCGCACTTGTTTTGCCGGCCGGACCAGGTAAAGGAGGAGTTTTGCAAAGTGATTGATCTGGTGTTATATGTGTTTAAAAGTCTTAACTTTACAGACTATACCGCCCAGATATCATTACGGGATAAAGAAGACCGGAGTAAGTATATCGGGTCGGATGAAAACTGGAACCTTGCAGAGCAGGCCATTATTGAGTCGGCAGCTGAAAAGGGGCTCAGAACGGTAGTAGAATATGGGGAGGCAGCCTTTTACGGCCCCAAACTGGATTTTATGGTAAAAGATGCCCTGGGCCGTAAATGGCAACTGGGTACTATCCAGGTGGATTACAATCTGCCGGAACGTTTTGAACTGGAGTATATAGGCGCAGACAACCAAAGGCATCGTCCGGTAATGATCCACAGAGCGCCATTTGGCTCCCTGGAGCGCTTTATAGCCGTATTGATCGAACACTGTGCTGGTAAATTCCCGCTTTGGCTCACCCCAACACAGGTAAAAATTCTTCCCATCAGTGATAAAAGCCAGGAATACGCAGAAAAAATAGCAGAATTGCTAAAAAATGCTGAAATTCGCGCTGAAATTGACGATCGTAGCGAAAAGATAGGTAAGAAGATCCGTGAATCAGAGCTGGCAAAAATACCATATATGCTGGTACTGGGAGAAAAGGAAGCTGCCGATGGACTTGTAGCTGTAAGACGCCAGGCGAAAGGTGATTTAGGCACTATGCCACCAGATCAGTTCATCGCCCTTGTAAATGACGAAGTAATAAATCGTAAACCTTTTGAATAA
- a CDS encoding serine hydrolase domain-containing protein, producing MKRLKAVIVILTISGGAFFSSCQSSAARKEEAARKKVKDAATYTLGLSEEAKAAILNAPRTKQQQQELNTFYNGKLLRSGFNGSIIVAKKGVIIFEKYHGLENYRTKTPVIDSSSFQLASVSKTFTGMGILWLLDRQKLSLTDSIQKYFPEFPYRGIDISMLLTHRSGLPNYLYFCDSLWKDRDKFLTNEDVIKLMEQHRPPIQHHPGTHFQYCNTNYMLLAAIIEKVSGQPYNDFMEQTIFKPLGMENTFVYDPATAARPHQTVSHKYNGQLEPDTYFDGVMGDKGIYSTAKDMLKWDQALYSGKLFKPETLQAAYTPYSHEKPGIRNYGLGWRLMDYPDSSKIVYHNGWWHGNNTVFYRFIQDSTTLIILGNKYNRGIYQAVKPIRDILGHGDGSEAGEE from the coding sequence ATGAAGCGACTGAAAGCAGTTATCGTTATTTTAACCATATCCGGAGGGGCCTTTTTCTCCAGTTGCCAGAGCAGCGCTGCCCGTAAGGAAGAAGCAGCAAGAAAAAAAGTAAAAGATGCTGCTACCTATACATTGGGATTATCAGAGGAAGCCAAAGCAGCTATTCTTAATGCACCACGTACCAAACAACAACAACAGGAACTTAATACATTCTACAACGGTAAATTACTCCGCTCAGGGTTTAACGGGTCCATCATCGTTGCCAAAAAAGGGGTGATCATATTTGAAAAGTACCACGGACTGGAAAACTATCGCACGAAGACTCCGGTCATTGACAGCTCTTCTTTCCAACTGGCATCTGTATCCAAAACCTTTACAGGTATGGGTATCTTATGGTTGCTGGACAGGCAAAAGCTCAGCCTTACTGATTCCATACAAAAATACTTTCCGGAGTTTCCCTATCGTGGGATAGATATCAGCATGTTATTGACACATCGCAGCGGATTGCCGAATTACCTCTATTTCTGTGACAGCCTATGGAAAGACAGGGATAAATTCCTTACCAACGAGGATGTCATTAAACTGATGGAACAGCACCGGCCACCGATCCAACATCACCCCGGCACACATTTCCAGTACTGTAACACAAATTACATGCTGCTGGCGGCCATTATAGAGAAGGTAAGCGGACAACCTTACAACGATTTCATGGAACAAACCATTTTTAAACCGCTGGGCATGGAGAATACCTTTGTATATGATCCTGCTACTGCGGCCCGGCCCCATCAGACGGTAAGCCATAAATACAACGGACAGCTGGAGCCAGACACTTACTTTGATGGTGTTATGGGTGATAAAGGTATCTATAGCACAGCAAAGGACATGTTAAAATGGGATCAGGCACTGTATTCAGGGAAATTGTTCAAACCGGAAACGTTACAGGCAGCCTATACTCCTTACAGCCACGAAAAACCAGGTATCCGGAATTACGGTTTGGGGTGGCGCCTCATGGATTATCCGGATAGCAGCAAAATTGTATACCATAATGGGTGGTGGCATGGCAATAATACCGTCTTTTATCGCTTTATACAAGACTCTACCACTTTAATCATACTTGGCAATAAATATAACAGGGGCATTTATCAGGCTGTAAAACCCATACGCGATATCTTAGGTCACGGCGATGGCTCTGAGGCCGGCGAAGAGTGA
- a CDS encoding cation diffusion facilitator family transporter, with translation MLKKELRIILLSLIVSFILTVAKFAGYFLTHSVAILSDALESIINVVAGAFASYSIYLTSKPKDENHPYGHGKVEFFSIGFEGAMIFIAGCLILVKAMQYFFLPPALHSVDQGIWIIAATTVSNLFLGLYLVRSGKRLPSITITGNGQHIMTDVYSSAGLIVALLIIHLTGLTWLDPLVSVIMGVLILRQGYLLMRRSISALMDETDMKVVDKVITILSAHRRKNWIDVHNMRVQQYGNNYHIDCHITLPYYLELSEAHDEMKAVEVLVNKEFSDSEVEFFIHTDPCIPACCHYCQKDDCPVRSFPFSGTITWTRENVLPNRKHF, from the coding sequence TTGCTTAAAAAAGAACTGCGCATCATTTTGCTGTCGCTTATTGTCAGCTTTATACTTACGGTAGCTAAGTTTGCCGGTTATTTCCTCACGCACTCAGTAGCCATCCTCTCCGACGCACTGGAATCTATCATCAATGTTGTAGCAGGAGCATTTGCAAGCTATAGTATTTATCTTACCAGCAAACCTAAAGATGAGAACCACCCATATGGCCATGGTAAAGTAGAATTCTTTTCTATTGGATTTGAGGGAGCTATGATATTCATTGCAGGTTGTCTGATCCTGGTAAAGGCCATGCAATACTTTTTTCTTCCACCTGCATTACACAGTGTGGATCAGGGTATATGGATCATAGCAGCCACCACGGTAAGTAATCTTTTTCTGGGGCTCTACCTGGTAAGATCAGGCAAACGATTGCCTTCTATCACTATTACCGGCAACGGACAGCACATTATGACGGATGTATACAGCAGTGCCGGATTAATAGTGGCTTTACTGATCATTCATTTAACCGGACTTACCTGGCTGGATCCACTGGTATCTGTCATTATGGGGGTACTTATTCTCCGGCAAGGCTATCTGTTGATGCGCCGGTCTATCTCTGCTCTTATGGATGAAACAGATATGAAAGTGGTAGATAAGGTGATTACGATTTTATCTGCTCACCGGCGTAAGAACTGGATAGATGTGCATAATATGCGCGTGCAGCAATACGGTAATAACTACCATATCGACTGCCATATCACTTTACCCTATTACCTTGAACTGAGTGAGGCGCATGATGAGATGAAAGCGGTAGAGGTATTGGTAAATAAAGAGTTCTCCGATAGTGAAGTAGAGTTTTTTATTCATACAGATCCCTGTATTCCTGCCTGTTGTCATTATTGCCAGAAAGATGACTGTCCTGTTCGCAGCTTCCCTTTTTCAGGTACAATTACCTGGACGAGAGAAAATGTATTACCTAACAGGAAGCACTTTTAG
- a CDS encoding phosphoribosylpyrophosphate synthetase, translating to MKVYDTVSAALQDLRKRGFTVDFNLKFDRIHDTGRSDALHVDNFDIIEHYRFEGNSDPADEAIVYAITTKDGRKGVLVHGYGAYSEDISEDMIRKLNVKE from the coding sequence ATGAAAGTATACGATACCGTTTCAGCTGCTTTACAGGATTTACGCAAACGTGGGTTTACCGTTGACTTTAATTTAAAGTTTGACCGGATTCATGATACCGGGCGATCAGATGCGCTCCATGTAGATAATTTCGATATCATAGAACACTACCGGTTTGAAGGGAACTCTGACCCTGCTGATGAAGCCATTGTATATGCAATCACCACTAAAGACGGGCGTAAGGGCGTATTAGTGCATGGCTATGGTGCCTATTCTGAAGACATTTCTGAGGATATGATCAGAAAACTGAATGTTAAGGAGTAA
- a CDS encoding TonB-dependent receptor, giving the protein MTLQEFHLYLAYRHRKTVWFIVILMLLCCGHVLPASAQQQFTISGYVRDSTNGESLIGATVYVKGTGNGLQTNTYGFYAISLPAGDYTLVFSFLGYAEKKIQLQLNSNVPQNMELAPRLYQAKEVVITDKRKDEHVKSTDMGRIEMTTIQVKKLPAMMGEVDVLKALQLLPGVQAAGEGNAGFYVRGGGSDQNLILLDEAPVYNTGHLFGFFSVFNADAIKNVTLIKGGMPANYGGRLSSVVDVTMKEGNNKTFQGEGGIGIIASRLSFEGPIKKDKASFIVSARRTYIDVLTKPFVSKSSSFGGSGYYFYDLNMKVNYTFSDKDRVYLSAYLGKDVFTYRNAERSFESHIPWGNSTATLRWNHVYNNRLFSNVSLIYNDYKFAFSATQNSFNMRLSSGIRDLNAKMDFDYFASFKHHLKFGFNYINHTFIPSSVSGRQGASSFNPENVFRKYAHEGAVYLADDWELSPRFKLNAGIRYSGFMQVGPYTHYQVDANGTKTDSTQYGRGQPVRSYGGLEPRVALRYSWNEEHAIKASVTRNNQFIHLVTNAGTTLPTDIWAPSTFKVKPQLSWQYAAGYFRNLKNNTYEASLEIYFKDMRNQIEFRQGYTPTLKDPEEDFVFGKGWAYGAELLINKKKGAFTGWLGYTLAWTWRQFPDLNAGQRYPAKYDRRHDLVLVGTYDLNKKWSFSGIFIFGSGNTTTLPEKFYFMEGTLVQEYGSVNGYRMAPYHRLDLSAIYTPTPRRPHQRIKGSWAFSIYNAYSRKNPYFIYFNQTGSAQDGTLEVSAKQVSLFPILPSVTWNFKF; this is encoded by the coding sequence ATGACACTTCAGGAGTTCCACCTATACCTGGCATACCGCCATCGCAAAACTGTATGGTTTATTGTGATATTAATGCTGCTCTGCTGTGGCCATGTGTTACCTGCCAGTGCCCAGCAACAGTTTACCATCAGCGGGTATGTCAGGGACAGTACCAACGGAGAATCTCTTATCGGCGCCACCGTTTATGTAAAAGGTACCGGTAACGGCCTTCAAACCAATACTTACGGCTTTTATGCGATATCCCTTCCAGCAGGAGACTATACCCTGGTATTTTCCTTTTTAGGCTATGCTGAAAAAAAGATACAGCTACAATTGAATAGTAATGTTCCCCAAAATATGGAGCTGGCCCCCCGGCTGTATCAGGCTAAGGAGGTAGTGATCACCGACAAACGAAAGGATGAGCACGTAAAAAGCACGGATATGGGGCGCATTGAAATGACCACCATACAGGTCAAAAAACTACCTGCTATGATGGGAGAGGTGGATGTATTGAAGGCATTACAGTTGCTGCCTGGTGTACAGGCCGCAGGCGAGGGGAATGCGGGGTTTTATGTTCGCGGCGGCGGATCTGATCAGAACCTGATACTGCTGGATGAAGCCCCGGTTTACAATACCGGCCATCTGTTTGGTTTTTTCTCCGTTTTTAACGCAGATGCCATAAAAAATGTGACTCTTATCAAAGGCGGGATGCCAGCCAATTATGGTGGCAGGCTTTCTTCAGTAGTAGATGTGACGATGAAGGAAGGAAATAATAAGACCTTCCAGGGAGAAGGCGGAATAGGTATAATAGCTTCCCGGTTATCTTTCGAGGGACCTATAAAGAAAGATAAAGCCTCCTTTATTGTATCTGCCCGGCGTACTTATATAGATGTGCTCACCAAACCCTTTGTGAGCAAGAGCAGCTCCTTCGGAGGGTCCGGTTACTATTTTTACGATCTGAATATGAAGGTCAACTATACCTTTTCTGATAAAGACAGGGTATACCTGAGCGCTTACCTGGGAAAGGATGTTTTTACCTACAGGAATGCGGAGCGAAGTTTTGAATCACATATTCCCTGGGGTAATTCTACTGCTACATTGCGGTGGAACCATGTTTACAATAATCGCCTTTTCTCCAATGTTTCCCTGATCTATAACGATTATAAATTTGCTTTCAGCGCTACGCAGAACAGCTTTAATATGCGCTTGTCTTCCGGTATCCGTGATTTGAATGCCAAAATGGATTTTGACTATTTTGCCAGCTTCAAACACCATCTGAAATTTGGGTTTAACTATATCAATCACACCTTTATACCATCTTCTGTGTCCGGGCGACAGGGCGCCAGTAGTTTCAACCCGGAAAATGTATTCCGGAAATATGCCCATGAAGGCGCTGTTTACCTCGCAGATGACTGGGAGCTGTCGCCCCGGTTTAAGCTGAATGCAGGTATCCGGTATAGTGGGTTCATGCAGGTAGGGCCTTACACCCATTACCAGGTAGATGCCAATGGTACCAAAACGGATAGTACCCAGTATGGACGCGGGCAACCGGTACGTAGTTATGGCGGATTGGAGCCAAGGGTGGCACTCCGCTATTCCTGGAATGAGGAACATGCCATAAAGGCATCGGTTACACGGAATAATCAGTTTATACACCTGGTGACAAACGCGGGCACCACCTTGCCTACAGATATATGGGCACCCAGTACCTTTAAGGTAAAGCCGCAGCTATCCTGGCAATACGCAGCAGGCTATTTCCGCAATCTGAAAAACAACACTTATGAAGCCTCTCTGGAAATATACTTTAAGGATATGCGCAACCAGATAGAATTCCGGCAGGGATATACCCCTACTTTAAAAGATCCGGAAGAAGATTTTGTTTTTGGCAAAGGGTGGGCGTATGGTGCGGAACTGCTTATCAACAAGAAAAAAGGCGCCTTTACCGGGTGGCTGGGATATACGCTGGCCTGGACATGGCGGCAATTCCCTGATCTGAATGCAGGGCAGCGGTATCCTGCTAAATATGACCGCAGGCATGACCTGGTACTGGTGGGCACCTACGATCTGAATAAAAAATGGAGCTTTTCCGGCATCTTTATTTTCGGATCGGGCAATACTACCACCTTGCCGGAAAAGTTTTATTTTATGGAGGGCACACTGGTACAGGAATATGGGAGTGTAAATGGTTACCGGATGGCACCCTATCACCGGCTTGACCTGTCGGCTATTTATACCCCAACACCCAGACGGCCACATCAGCGTATTAAAGGAAGCTGGGCTTTTTCCATTTACAATGCCTACAGCCGAAAAAATCCTTATTTTATTTACTTTAACCAGACAGGCAGTGCACAGGACGGCACGCTGGAGGTCAGTGCCAAACAAGTATCCCTGTTTCCGATTCTGCCATCGGTGACCTGGAATTTTAAGTTTTGA
- a CDS encoding DUF6929 family protein codes for MLSTMSFPFSLKLLSDKFFPDIPSASGIAYTGGTYYVIGDDAARVFCLDTQWNIVSTITLTDFEGYRIPKPDKADWEAATLVDIKGVRYLLALGSGSKSPQRDLAAIINLTVQPLAAELKQTGTFYGRLRSEGLAALNIEACAAIDNRLLLANRGHLAHAYNTLLLCDHAEIWAGDAHARQIALLLPQAIGTFNGISGLAYDPRTDRLFFTTSAEATSSTYDDGEIGESMLGVVLNAGQRLKEKTIVPDHLVHLSSVSALFYQQKIESVCLVSDGEDETIVLAADNDNGSSHLFKLKIVDQ; via the coding sequence ATGTTAAGTACCATGTCTTTCCCCTTTTCGTTAAAGCTGTTATCAGATAAATTCTTCCCGGATATCCCTTCTGCATCGGGTATAGCATATACAGGAGGCACGTATTATGTAATCGGGGATGATGCTGCCAGAGTATTTTGCCTGGACACGCAGTGGAATATTGTCAGCACGATTACTTTAACTGATTTTGAGGGGTATCGCATCCCCAAGCCGGATAAAGCGGACTGGGAAGCAGCTACATTAGTGGATATCAAAGGTGTCAGGTACTTATTAGCATTAGGCTCAGGTTCTAAATCGCCCCAACGGGACCTGGCAGCCATCATTAATCTGACTGTACAGCCCTTGGCAGCTGAACTGAAGCAGACAGGTACCTTTTATGGGAGGTTGAGGAGTGAAGGGCTTGCGGCACTGAATATTGAGGCCTGTGCCGCTATAGATAACCGGCTTTTGCTGGCTAATCGCGGGCATCTGGCGCATGCTTACAATACTTTGCTGCTTTGTGATCATGCGGAAATCTGGGCAGGGGATGCTCATGCCCGGCAGATAGCATTATTGCTGCCACAGGCAATCGGTACCTTTAATGGTATTTCGGGGCTGGCATATGATCCCCGTACTGACAGGTTGTTTTTTACCACTTCGGCAGAAGCCACTTCCAGTACCTATGATGACGGGGAGATCGGAGAAAGCATGCTGGGAGTAGTGTTGAATGCAGGGCAACGATTAAAAGAAAAAACAATAGTGCCTGATCACCTGGTACATTTAAGCAGTGTATCGGCTTTGTTCTATCAGCAAAAAATTGAGTCGGTATGCCTGGTGTCAGATGGGGAGGACGAGACAATCGTACTGGCAGCAGATAATGACAATGGCAGCAGCCACTTGTTTAAATTAAAAATAGTGGACCAGTAG
- the serA gene encoding phosphoglycerate dehydrogenase — MDQEKSTSYPKEKINILLLENISDAAVAEFKEAGYASVRKLTGALSEEDLIREVKDVHLLGIRSKSHITKPVLEAAKKLQAIGCFCIGTNQVDLQTATEHGVAVFNAPYSNTRSVAELVIGLSIMLIRRIPDKNIAAHDGIWMKESKGSYELRGKTLAIVGYGNIGSQVSVLAEAMGMNVLYYDVETKLPLGNAVQQKSLKELFSQADIISLHVPSTDTTKNMINKQTLKHVKKGAILINYARGEVVDLDALKEVLEKGQLSGAAIDVFPVEPEKNGAAFSTPLQKLPNVILTPHIGGSTEEAQHNIGLDVTSKMLNYLEKGASFGSHTVPAISVPAIEKTHRILHIHQNVPGVLSEINTTLSKKKINILGQYLKTNEEIGYVVLDVDSMLSQEALALLKEVKHTIKTRLLY, encoded by the coding sequence ATGGATCAGGAAAAGTCAACAAGTTATCCAAAAGAGAAGATTAATATTTTATTGTTGGAAAACATCAGCGATGCTGCGGTAGCTGAGTTTAAAGAAGCAGGTTATGCCAGTGTGCGCAAGCTGACTGGTGCATTGAGCGAAGAAGATCTGATACGTGAAGTAAAGGACGTGCATTTGTTGGGGATCCGATCGAAGTCACATATCACCAAACCTGTATTGGAAGCGGCTAAAAAATTACAGGCTATTGGGTGTTTTTGTATCGGCACTAACCAGGTAGATCTGCAAACCGCTACTGAGCATGGTGTGGCTGTTTTTAATGCCCCGTATTCCAATACCCGTTCGGTAGCTGAGCTGGTAATTGGGTTGTCTATTATGTTGATCCGCCGTATTCCGGACAAGAATATTGCAGCACATGATGGCATTTGGATGAAAGAATCCAAGGGAAGTTATGAATTACGTGGCAAGACCCTTGCCATAGTAGGATATGGTAACATAGGCAGTCAGGTAAGTGTATTGGCTGAGGCCATGGGGATGAATGTACTTTATTATGATGTGGAAACTAAACTGCCACTGGGTAATGCGGTTCAACAGAAATCCCTGAAAGAATTGTTCAGTCAGGCTGATATTATTTCTTTGCACGTGCCTTCTACAGACACTACTAAAAACATGATCAACAAACAAACTCTGAAGCACGTTAAGAAAGGAGCTATCCTGATTAACTATGCGAGGGGAGAAGTGGTAGATCTGGATGCATTGAAAGAAGTATTGGAAAAAGGGCAATTGTCCGGAGCTGCGATAGATGTATTCCCGGTAGAGCCGGAAAAGAACGGAGCTGCTTTCTCCACGCCACTGCAAAAGCTGCCTAATGTGATATTAACACCACATATCGGAGGTAGTACTGAGGAGGCTCAGCATAACATAGGACTGGATGTTACCAGCAAGATGTTGAATTACCTGGAAAAAGGTGCCAGCTTTGGATCACATACTGTACCGGCTATTAGTGTACCGGCTATTGAAAAAACGCACCGTATCCTGCATATTCATCAGAACGTACCAGGTGTATTGTCTGAGATAAATACCACTTTATCAAAGAAAAAGATCAATATTCTTGGGCAGTATCTTAAAACAAATGAAGAGATAGGGTATGTAGTGCTGGATGTAGACAGTATGCTGTCACAGGAAGCACTGGCATTGTTGAAAGAAGTAAAACATACTATTAAAACAAGATTACTTTATTAA
- a CDS encoding DUF3347 domain-containing protein yields MIKRIAGGMMMTTVLLYACQQPAPKQADGEGVVATLQAPYADVFYDSLNVAVQSYYELTDALVKADSVRADLSAVQLKQHLDSLPVQQTGADSTRIVQLKEAAGSISAELAGLVGEKDLEGKRTSFQMVSDMLFDLVKTTGLKGKTVYRQYCPMAFNDQGAYWLSDKEEILNPYFGDKMLHCGDVTDTLSYK; encoded by the coding sequence ATGATAAAAAGAATAGCCGGCGGGATGATGATGACTACAGTATTGCTTTATGCCTGTCAGCAGCCGGCCCCTAAGCAAGCGGACGGTGAGGGGGTAGTAGCTACCCTGCAAGCGCCTTATGCTGACGTGTTTTATGATTCCTTAAATGTAGCGGTACAGTCGTATTATGAGCTGACGGATGCATTGGTAAAGGCGGACAGTGTGCGTGCTGACCTGTCGGCAGTGCAGCTGAAACAACATTTGGATAGCCTGCCTGTTCAACAAACCGGAGCAGACTCTACCAGGATCGTGCAGCTCAAAGAAGCAGCAGGCAGTATCAGTGCAGAGCTGGCAGGCTTAGTAGGAGAGAAGGACCTGGAAGGTAAGCGTACTTCTTTTCAGATGGTTTCAGACATGCTTTTTGACCTGGTAAAAACCACCGGACTAAAAGGTAAAACGGTATACCGTCAGTACTGCCCGATGGCTTTTAATGATCAGGGGGCCTATTGGCTGAGTGATAAGGAAGAAATTCTTAATCCTTATTTCGGAGATAAAATGTTGCATTGCGGTGACGTAACAGACACCCTGAGCTATAAATAA